The following are encoded together in the Micromonospora lupini genome:
- a CDS encoding SDR family NAD(P)-dependent oxidoreductase, which translates to MTSPGRGAAVVTGAAGGLGRAVAAALHADGWSVLLTDLDPAAAAAAAEPFGGWSAALDVRDEAACAEIAATAASRGGLGLWVNNAGILVTGPSWEHDGPTRRRVLDVNALGAMNGTLAALAVMRGQGHGHVLNIVSLAGLVAAPGETVYAASKHALLAFSLGTLSDLRMAGYRRVHVSCLCPDGIWTPMLHDRLDDPGALASFTGSMLTPQRVAARAARLARRPRPVVSLPRWRGAQVRLLDALPRLAVGLSPLVQAVGRAGQRRQRRRGTPPDRR; encoded by the coding sequence ATGACCTCGCCGGGACGGGGCGCGGCAGTGGTGACCGGGGCCGCCGGCGGCCTGGGCCGCGCCGTCGCCGCCGCGCTGCACGCCGACGGCTGGTCGGTGCTGCTCACCGACCTCGACCCGGCCGCGGCAGCGGCGGCCGCCGAGCCGTTCGGCGGCTGGTCGGCCGCGCTGGACGTTCGCGACGAGGCCGCGTGCGCCGAGATCGCGGCGACCGCCGCGAGTCGAGGCGGCCTCGGCCTCTGGGTCAACAACGCCGGCATCCTGGTCACCGGCCCCTCCTGGGAGCACGACGGGCCGACCCGCCGCCGCGTGCTCGACGTCAACGCGCTCGGCGCCATGAACGGCACCCTGGCCGCCCTGGCGGTCATGCGCGGCCAGGGCCACGGCCACGTCCTGAACATCGTCTCGCTGGCCGGGCTCGTCGCCGCACCGGGCGAGACGGTGTACGCCGCCAGCAAGCACGCCCTGCTGGCGTTCAGCCTCGGCACCCTGTCCGACCTGCGGATGGCCGGGTACCGGCGGGTGCACGTCTCCTGCCTCTGCCCGGACGGCATCTGGACCCCGATGCTGCACGACCGGCTGGACGACCCCGGCGCGCTGGCCTCCTTCACCGGGTCGATGCTGACCCCGCAGCGGGTGGCCGCCCGCGCGGCCCGGCTGGCCCGCCGACCCCGCCCGGTGGTCAGCCTGCCCCGCTGGCGGGGCGCCCAGGTCCGGCTGCTGGACGCCCTGCCCCGACTCGCCGTCGGCCTCAGTCCTCTCGTCCAGGCCGTCGGCCGGGCCGGGCAACGCCGACAACGCCGTCGGGGCACCCCACCGGACCGGCGCTGA